A single genomic interval of Lewinellaceae bacterium harbors:
- a CDS encoding carboxymuconolactone decarboxylase family protein, with product MSIVGDFNEYRSRMNDRILGHDNKVMRRFYNLDSHAYEEGALSTKTKEMLGLIASMVLRCDDCIKYHIGKCKDLGMNEDEFFEILSIANLVGGSICIPHTRRAVEYWDALQSENG from the coding sequence ATGTCTATCGTCGGAGATTTCAATGAATATCGATCCCGCATGAATGACCGTATCCTCGGTCACGACAACAAAGTCATGCGCCGCTTTTACAACCTGGACAGCCACGCCTACGAAGAAGGCGCTTTGTCCACCAAAACCAAGGAGATGCTGGGCCTTATTGCTTCCATGGTATTGCGCTGCGACGACTGCATTAAATATCATATCGGAAAATGCAAGGACCTGGGTATGAACGAGGACGAATTCTTTGAGATCCTTTCGATCGCGAACCTGGTCGGTGGCTCGATATGCATTCCCCACACCCGCCGGGCGGTGGAATACTGGGATGCGCTGCAATCCGAAAATGGCTGA
- a CDS encoding CBS domain-containing protein, with amino-acid sequence MMNVLLPVSEFMAKDLITVGEGDGLNEVKKIFDDHNIHHIPVVHFKEIKGMISKTDFLAYQKGVGKEADLAKIDAKQVMTTKLAKLSPDDRIQIAIDLFTLNRFHALPVVDKGELVGLITTHDLIIALSKEKIHLEDYKH; translated from the coding sequence ATGATGAACGTACTTTTACCAGTTTCAGAATTTATGGCTAAAGATCTTATTACCGTAGGAGAAGGAGATGGTTTGAATGAAGTAAAGAAGATTTTTGATGACCATAATATCCACCACATTCCGGTGGTTCACTTCAAAGAGATAAAAGGAATGATTTCCAAGACCGACTTTCTTGCTTACCAGAAAGGGGTAGGTAAGGAGGCGGATCTCGCTAAAATCGATGCTAAGCAGGTGATGACCACAAAATTGGCCAAGTTGTCTCCGGATGACCGGATTCAAATTGCCATAGACCTCTTCACCCTGAACCGCTTTCATGCACTGCCGGTAGTCGATAAAGGAGAGTTGGTAGGATTGATCACCACCCACGACCTGATCATTGCTTTATCCAAGGAGAAGATCCATCTGGAAGACTATAAGCACTGA
- a CDS encoding Nramp family divalent metal transporter — MTDHITDPYRLDIQQIKAPPIHLLSRLKQLGPGFILSAIIVGSGELIATTSLGAKAGFVTFWVILVSCGVKVAVQMELAKQAIITGETAMQSFQLLPGPRIGKVRWSVAGYFYLALIKMFQVGGIIGGVGIVLNMIFPWLSVTYWVLVMAVVVALMVYRGYYGYIEKFALVLIALFTIFTFTSLYFIQATPYAIHWSDIWSGLQGHLPNNTVWYAIAAFGITGVGGEEIIYYTYWCLEKGYARFTGPRDDSAGWETRAKGWIKVMKLDALLAMVFYTGVTASFYLLGAAVLHQRGEIPEGFQMIEILSGMYTETVGPGAKLIFLVGAFIVLFSTLFGALAAWARQYSDVFGQYGWINFFDMEQRRRSIAWLSWIFPLTWALLFLTIKMPVLMVMSGGIAGSLMLLIVVYAAIHFRLRRTPDAFRPSRGYDIYLILSILGILGVSAYGIFQLL, encoded by the coding sequence ATGACCGATCATATCACTGATCCCTACCGGCTGGATATCCAGCAAATCAAAGCCCCCCCGATCCATTTACTCAGCCGGTTAAAGCAATTGGGACCAGGTTTTATCCTCTCGGCCATCATCGTCGGTTCCGGAGAACTCATTGCTACCACCAGCCTTGGTGCCAAAGCCGGTTTCGTGACCTTCTGGGTTATTCTGGTCAGCTGCGGAGTGAAAGTCGCGGTCCAGATGGAACTTGCCAAGCAGGCCATCATCACCGGTGAGACGGCGATGCAATCCTTCCAGCTCCTTCCCGGGCCGCGTATTGGCAAGGTCCGTTGGAGTGTGGCCGGTTATTTTTACCTGGCCCTGATCAAAATGTTCCAGGTGGGTGGCATTATCGGCGGAGTTGGCATTGTGTTGAATATGATCTTTCCATGGCTGTCAGTCACCTATTGGGTTTTGGTCATGGCGGTAGTGGTAGCCCTGATGGTTTACCGGGGTTATTACGGATACATCGAAAAATTCGCGCTCGTCCTTATCGCATTGTTTACCATATTTACCTTTACCTCACTTTATTTCATCCAGGCTACGCCCTACGCCATCCACTGGTCTGATATCTGGTCCGGACTCCAGGGTCATCTTCCAAACAATACAGTTTGGTATGCCATCGCTGCCTTTGGGATCACCGGCGTAGGAGGTGAAGAGATCATCTATTATACCTACTGGTGCCTGGAGAAAGGATATGCCCGCTTTACCGGACCTCGCGATGACTCTGCAGGCTGGGAGACACGAGCTAAGGGATGGATCAAAGTGATGAAGCTGGATGCTTTGCTGGCTATGGTATTCTATACTGGCGTAACAGCATCATTTTACCTGCTCGGTGCTGCCGTATTGCATCAAAGGGGTGAAATTCCGGAAGGATTTCAGATGATCGAGATCCTTTCAGGGATGTACACTGAAACGGTGGGTCCGGGAGCCAAACTGATCTTTCTGGTTGGGGCTTTCATCGTTTTGTTCAGCACCTTGTTCGGGGCACTGGCCGCCTGGGCCCGGCAATACAGCGACGTTTTCGGGCAATACGGCTGGATCAATTTTTTCGACATGGAACAACGACGCCGCTCCATCGCCTGGTTGTCATGGATCTTTCCACTGACATGGGCTCTTCTGTTTCTCACCATCAAGATGCCTGTACTGATGGTAATGAGTGGGGGTATCGCCGGATCACTGATGTTGTTGATCGTAGTGTATGCAGCCATTCATTTCCGTCTCAGGAGGACACCAGATGCCTTTCGTCCTTCGAGGGGATATGACATTTACCTCATCCTCAGCATCCTCGGGATTCTGGGTGTCAGTGCCTATGGGATTTTTCAACTCCTCTGA